The DNA region ATCCATATTGTAAGCAGAGGGAACCTTGGGAAGTCCTGGCATGGTCATTATATTACCCGTATAAACTACCAGAAAACCAGCCCCGCCTGAGATTTTCACTCCTTGAACATTTATTACGAAGTCTTCAGGTCTTCCTAAAAGCTTGGGATTGTCCGATAAAGAATATTGAGTTTTTGCCATACAAACTGGTAAGTTTACAAAACCCCAACTTTCAATTCTTTTTAAATCTTCTTTTGCACTCTCAGAAAATATTACTTCCCTTGCCCCATATACTCTCTTACATATTTTGTCTATTTTATCTTTATAGCTTTCATTTAAATCATATAGATAGGAAAATTCATTTTTATCTTCCTCTATAGCTTTAATCACTTCTTGAGCAAGTTGAATTCCACCTAAGCCCCCTTTTTCATAAACTTCCGAAATAGCTACCCTTATGTTTCTATCCCTAAGCTCCGAAAGTACATATTCTATTTCCCTTTCACTATCCTTAGGAAATCTATTTAAAGCTACCACCACAGGTAATTTAAAAACATCTCTTATCACGTCCACATGATGTAAAAGGTTAGGAAGACCCTTTTTTATAGCCTCTATATTTTCTCCTTCAAGATCTTTCTTTATTCCACCATGAAACTTTAATGCCCTTACAGATACCACGATTACTACAGCACTTGGTTTTATATTTCCTAATCTACATTTAATATTAAAAAACTTCTCTGCTCCAAGATCCACACCAAAACCAGCCTCTGTTATCACATAGTCAGAAAGTTTTAGTGCCATCTCGGTAGCAATAAGAGAATTAGCACCATGGGCAATATTAGCAAAAGGACCACCATGCACAAAAGCAGGAGTACCCTCAAGAGTTTGAACCAAATTAGGAGATATAGCATCCTTTAAAACTACACTCATAGATCCTTGAGCTCCTATATCTTTACATAAAACGGGCATACCATTTTTATTAATCCCAATTACAATATTACCTAATCTTTCTTTTAACTCAGAAATATTCCTTGATAGCGATATTATTGCCATAACCTCCGAAGCTGCAGTTATATCAAAACCGTCTTCTCGAGGTATACCATTTGCTCTTCCTCCAAGCCCACTCACAATAAATCTCAATTGTCTATCATTCATGTCTAAACATCTCTTCCAAAAAATCTGCCTTACATCAATGCTCAATTCATTCCCATGATAGATATGATTGTCTATCAAAGCTGATAAAAGATTATGAGCCGAAGTAACAGCATGAATATCTCCCGTAAAGTGAAGATTAATGATGTCCTCAGGAACTACCTTTGCCTTACCCCCTCCCACAGCTCCCCCTTTTATACCAAACACAGGACCCATAGATGGCTCACGAATACATACAAAAGAACGATAAGAAAGTCTTCTAATGGCATCACCTAATCCAATAGTCGTAGTAGTTTTTCCCTCTCCATATGGTGTAGGATTCATGGCACTTACTAGGATTAACTTACCTGAGGGATTATTTTGTATTTCTTTATAATAATTCCATTTAACTTTTCCAACATACCACCCATAAGGGATAAAAAATTCCTCGGGAATTCCTAACTCCAAAACAACCTCCAAAATCCTTTTCAACTTCCTTCCTCCCAATCAGATCTCAATTGGTACTATCTCTCCCCAAATTTTATCCTTGTCCACATATAGATAGCCTATGGTATTTTTGTCGGTAAAAAATTTATCTGTGGGAGAGCCCGGATTAAAAAAGAGTATATTATTTTCCCATTCTATCACTGCTTTATGAGTATGTCCAAAAACTATAGCATTCAAAGTTTCTCCTTCAAAAACATTCCTAACCC from Dictyoglomus turgidum DSM 6724 includes:
- a CDS encoding formate--tetrahydrofolate ligase; protein product: MKRILEVVLELGIPEEFFIPYGWYVGKVKWNYYKEIQNNPSGKLILVSAMNPTPYGEGKTTTTIGLGDAIRRLSYRSFVCIREPSMGPVFGIKGGAVGGGKAKVVPEDIINLHFTGDIHAVTSAHNLLSALIDNHIYHGNELSIDVRQIFWKRCLDMNDRQLRFIVSGLGGRANGIPREDGFDITAASEVMAIISLSRNISELKERLGNIVIGINKNGMPVLCKDIGAQGSMSVVLKDAISPNLVQTLEGTPAFVHGGPFANIAHGANSLIATEMALKLSDYVITEAGFGVDLGAEKFFNIKCRLGNIKPSAVVIVVSVRALKFHGGIKKDLEGENIEAIKKGLPNLLHHVDVIRDVFKLPVVVALNRFPKDSEREIEYVLSELRDRNIRVAISEVYEKGGLGGIQLAQEVIKAIEEDKNEFSYLYDLNESYKDKIDKICKRVYGAREVIFSESAKEDLKRIESWGFVNLPVCMAKTQYSLSDNPKLLGRPEDFVINVQGVKISGGAGFLVVYTGNIMTMPGLPKVPSAYNMDLDENGNIIGLL